In a genomic window of Myxococcota bacterium:
- a CDS encoding GTP-binding protein has translation MAKEKFERTKPHVNVGTIGHVDHGKTTLTAAITSRQAHKGLAEKVDF, from the coding sequence ATGGCCAAGGAGAAGTTCGAGCGAACGAAGCCCCACGTGAACGTGGGGACGATCGGTCACGTGGACCACGGGAAGACGACGCTGACGGCGGCGATCACGTCGCGTCAGGCGCACAAGGGTCTGGCCGAGAAGGTGGACTTC